The Pseudanabaena sp. PCC 6802 genomic interval ATCGTTTGCCCCGGCGCGATTGACACCGTAGTTGACCTCTACGGGAGTTTTCTTGCTAGAGCAAATGATTACGTGTTGTTTAGCGGTGCGATCGTTAGAACGCAGTTCTCGCAAAAACTTGTATCCGTCTTGTTCTGGCATCACGATATCGAGGAAAACAGCTTGATAGTTGCCTGATAAAATTCGCTCTAAAGTACCAACGGCACTCTCACAGGCATCAACCTGATGGCCTAAGCCTTCCAAAATCGAGGTCAAAAGGTGTCTATCAACCGCACTATCGTCAACAACTAAGAATTTCATGTTTACTCCCTAATTTACTTGTTTATTTGCAATCGAAGTTTTCAGATTTTGAAAGCGGGCAATCGAAGATCGGGAAATGATAGCGATCGCCTTCTTGACCTTTACATACGAACTCTAAAAGAATTCAGTAGTAAACTCTACACATCTCAATTGCAGCAACTAACAGCTTTTGCTGCGATCGACTTAAAGTAATAATGCCTCATTCGACTCAACGGGAGCCATTTCCTGTAACATTCCATACAAATCGCTACGAAAAGTCGGAATTTCATGAGTGCTTTGCGGTTTGGAAAGAAACTTGCAATTAGCCCACTGAGCGCGCCACTGGTTAGAAAGGGTTTTCTCCGCTGTGAGCAGGACTAGCGGTATCGCAGCTAATTTAGGTTGGCGGCGAATTAGTTTGATCAAGTCAAACCCAGTAGCCCCAGGCATATTAATGTCTAGGAATATTACCGACGGATTTGAGTTACACATTTCCTGCACGGCGGTGAGTGAGTTATGAGAATGACTAACCCGATATCCCCATTTTGTCACCAATTGGCGAAACTGCTGAACTAAAATTGGCGAGTCGTCCACAATAAATATTTCCGGCTGAGAACCTGTAGCATCATCTTCTCCCTCTCCCTTTTTAGCTGATATTAAACCTAGCTTGAATATT includes:
- a CDS encoding response regulator is translated as MKFLVVDDSAVDRHLLTSILEGLGHQVDACESAVGTLERILSGNYQAVFLDIVMPEQDGYKFLRELRSNDRTAKQHVIICSSKKTPVEVNYGVNRAGANDYITKPATAESVSQALQKVA